In Spodoptera frugiperda isolate SF20-4 chromosome 3, AGI-APGP_CSIRO_Sfru_2.0, whole genome shotgun sequence, the genomic window caaactgtgaCTCCTAGTTTATCGGGCACAGATAAAAAACCACTACAATATGGTGTACTTTAGCTGTCAAACTCATTCGTTCATCGACAGTCGACGGGAACAGTCGTTTcgacgaataaataaaatagtgcaATTCTGTTGTTTCCAAAATGAAGGTTGTCGCTCTTGCTTTTCTATTGGCTGTTGTAGTCATTGTGGATTGCACCCATACGTTTATGGGTACGAATGTCCTGAGGCCATTGATCTACCACCACAGTGCTGAATACGGCTCCAAAGTCTTCAGGAAGAGGGTTGAAAATCTTTACTATTCCTTGCCGCCTGTTCCTGCTAACGCCGGACGTTCTATTCAggtaatttacttaatttaatacttaaaacaggatattaaatatgtttatttatgtctttgagtttccgatatttcggcactgttgcaagcgccatgatcacggatgaactctcATGAAGGgatgaaatatcggaaactcatagacataaataaacatggtaaatatcccgtcttaagttctaatgttagtgttagtgaccatgtcagttaaaaACTTACACTTAATTTGTTTACTTAGTTACCAGGACTATTTTACCCTGACAGTAACTCACAATCGCACAACTTAAACCTTATTGTCTTGtaatagaattgaaaatctatttgttTATAGAAACAATATTAATGACTGCACCTACCTACTGCAATAGAACAacaataagtataattaattcaattcgaTGCACTCTATTTAAAATTAGGCGTACCTAGGtactagttatttattaatatagtagTTACTCACATTATTGTTCATTTTGATATAGAAAGCAATATGTTTTATTAGTACACATTTTCTTAAcgagtaattttattgtaactttcgtgaggcatactaaattaattattatgttatcggcttactcacgtaaatgtttgacgaggaactcgactagtttcaagccatgctagaggcttatattcttgagcagcatttcgcgacacacgacgcggcaattgtcgcgctgctaccgtcgagttcctcgtcaacatttacgtgagtaagccgataatataataattgatttaacgAGTGTTATAACTGTACCTAGTGCAGTTTTCAAGGAATTGCAAAATGATGAAGGTCATCCATTCATTCagtgttacgttttttttttgtttttatactaattaaattactttgattTCCACGGTGTCGAACCCGTGCCCTTGTCTTACAATTAGTTATAGTTTTactgtcaataataattactttttttaaatctctgtTACTAATCTTCTTCCATATCACAAAAACATTTAgtttacaaaactaatttaacAAAATCATCATCGTATGTTATGTCAGTCACAAGAAATCTACTAGTGAACATAGGcttcctccaatgacttccagataccTAGGCTTAAAACTGACTTCCTAGGCTTCAACAGATgttaatctagactaataaatataattggaatgtctgtttgtaatattgaaataaccgctttttactacatgcatatgaatatacatacaatacatacaacaaaataatattttgttctgtctgtctgtttgttttcgctaatctctgaaatgtcTGGACTGATTTCGACGGAACTTTTATAGGCAGGTAGCTGATAGAGTAACGAGTGACTTAGGCTCcttttatttgtcacaaagtCTGTAATCCACGCGAGCAAAGCCGCAGGTAtcagctagtttaaaatatagcTACCGCCGCTACGAGGTACAATCATTAATACTTACTACGATTAGATTTTCTACTttatcataaaacatttatagttCATTgacgatttcagacttataattagaaattataagcccaagtttcctcataatattttccttaaccgtttgtcctgtctaaataaccttagaaagtacatataactcggaataagtcacattggtacttgtcgttggtaggtttagaaCCCGCGCTCTCATGAATGAGGAGCGGGCGTCTCAAAACCTGGTCACCACGACCTTTTcaagggacaagcccgccacaacctcccataccactgcaactcctgtaagccaggatctacaatatatacaaccatgaaaacaccggaacattgaagtccggcgcgtcccagggacatgaatgactgtcttggatcccgcaacgaaataaatcagaagatattattacagGAGAAGAAAGAAGGCCACCACGACCTATCAGTATAGTTCAATGTCTCTCAAATAAAACTCCAAACGTTGACCTGACAACATGACTAGTTGGGGAAGTACAATGTGCCGTTCCTAACTAAACATaacaaacaattgtttttaACTTAAGGAAAACAGAAACAGTTTTTAAATAGCGTATAATAATGACGAATGAATCAGGAGTTTCCCCTGAACAAATTATCACGTCATATGTACTTTTTTCAATCGGTTTGTCAAGTTTCATAACAATAGTAGGAAGGAAATACATGTTATGgagtgaaaaaataaataattaattggaaataatgaagatttatttaattaacatatgTTATTTATCTTATACCAAGGTATattctaatataaatataaaattagcaGATTATATGATGTCTATACAATCCAATAGGTGGTGGTTGTggctattttctttttttttattgtccatCTGGTAGCATATTTGGAAACATTAGacatattacaatttttattttcttgcggaaacaattacttttggagatatattgatttcaaatatcgcgggacgtcacttctaagtaggttttatacttaaaaatgaCTCAGCTAGCTAGCTCTCTAagaattgttttcttatacgacaaaataaaaaaatactacttgCTAGTttctaatacttttttattagatacataccccaaattttcataccccatcatagTATTTTATCAAATCGATCCAGTAGTTTCGGCACTTATATTTTCAGTATGTATTAATGCCTGCCTACCCATTGCAATTTTGACAAGCGTGATGTAATGTTTATAATACTGTGATACAAAATGTAGGTAACGTTTGCCAAGGCCTTTCTACGGGTTATCGGTTTTGACACGAGATTACTTACTATCGTTgaaagttatataaaattacagCATCGGAAATGGTAGCAAGGCTTACCGAAACGAGAACCAAGCTGTGTAcacattcattaatttgtatttacatattttgagTTTAAAGAATGGAGGAATAAGAccataacataattatagtaaaacatattttatacactGCATCGTAGACGCTAAGTAATAATCCATATCTGAAGATGGATAATCATCAGTTGTTTGATTGCAACTACATTTTTGGGAACCGTTTCTCCCCAGAAACGGTGATGCAAGTAAACAGCTTCGTATATGATCTTGCTATCTTACATCGATGATAAGGTTAAGGTGTTACGGCTCGCTTCCTCTTAAGCAGGCTGTTGAAAAACAGAGATCATCGCGCAAAAATACAAATGCAACTACAAAAATATGCACATTTAAAACTAAAGTTAGCTTAAGGAAAAACATAGGTTAGCTActtcctggagctgcggactacctagcgggtttaccgaggctttCAGAAATATTGACCTTGCtgcgtagtccgcagctccggatcaggcataaGCCCTACTGGGAAAACGATCTGTGGTGGTcagatggctctttgaggcgcgagCGGAACCCGACGCGCCTTATACATGGTTCTGGTTCTGGTTGGGCGGCGAGCTGAGCTGAGCTAGTTGGCAATGtaaataatgtacttacatCTTTGAGAACCGTttctcccttttttttttgaggggaaagatcatccaatgacttttctcaccttaggtgaggcgagagggagtgtcagactcttactgactaaaaaccaccccgttcctactcctgcttttcgaaccggagctccggtaaactcgctaggtagtccgcaactccggatacCGTTTCTCCCTAGAAACGTCGGTGCAAGAATAGCTTCGTATATGATCCTCCTTTCTTACATCGATGAAATAGATAAGGTTAAGGTGCTACGGCGGATGATTATctatttaaacattatatttccAGGGTATCCTCGCCTTCGACATGACACACACTGGTGCCACAGCCAACGTGACGCAGGGAGGACTCGGCTTCAACTTCGTGAACCTCCGTATGAAGAGTGACCGTGGAGAGAAGATCCACTTCGATGTCTACATATACgcttaattctttaaaaaaactatacaaGCGACACCTCTAAGGGCCTAGTTCGAGATTTTCTTACGTTAACGCAATggacacgtttatgacgttcgcCACTCTGATTGGCTTGTTCTAATTGATCAACCAATCAGCGGCTAAACGAGGTAACATTTCGATCGcgttaatgtaaaaaatatctcGCATTATGCCCTATGGTGCTGCAAACCTCCAAGCTAAGGCATTCCTTTCCCAGGCTTGGTAGCCACACTCAAAAAAGAGCAAAATAAAATCGTTgccatattaatttattattttgttttatttttcgacCAAGATCCGTAGGAAGTTAAAATGTTAGTTCCTAAGTTGGACATAATTAAGGCAAAGTCAAAGAATtgaaattaatcctaaattagaaaCTTTTTGAAACGTCGAATTGAATTAGGGAGCTGGATGCTGAagcaggctgatgatgataatgggTATTGGTaattctctttctctttctctttctctttctttttctctttctctttctctttctctttctctttctctttctctttctctttctctttctctttctctttctctttctctttctctttctctttctctttctc contains:
- the LOC118273989 gene encoding uncharacterized protein LOC118273989; this translates as MKVVALAFLLAVVVIVDCTHTFMGTNVLRPLIYHHSAEYGSKVFRKRVENLYYSLPPVPANAGRSIQGILAFDMTHTGATANVTQGGLGFNFVNLRMKSDRGEKIHFDVYIYA